TTCTGCGTAGATCATCAATATCTGGCAACCATCCGTTTGCTTCATCACACAAATAATGGCGAGCAGTACCGCCAGATAATGAAACAGCAGCCGTCCAAAGCGGGTAATCCGGCGCAGGGACTAACACTTCATCACCATTATTTAATAGTGCATTCATCGATAGCAAAATGAGTTCAGACACGCCATTGCCGACATAAATGTCGTCCATGGTCACGCCTTTAATCCCCTTTTGTTGGGTGTAATGCATGATGGCTTTGCGCGCAGAGAACAAGCCTTTGGAATCACAATAGCCGCTAGCAGCGGGTAAATTGTGAATTACATCTTGAATAATCTCTTCCGGTGCCTCAAGGCCAAATGGCTGTAAGTTACCGATGTTTAATTTGATAATGCGATGTCCATCTTCTTCCATCTGCTTGGCGGCGGCCAACGCGGGTCCACGAATTTCGTAACAGACATTAGCTAGTTTGTTAGATTTCTGGATTGAACGCATTTTTGATACCTCAGAAGGTAGGTCAGGCCCTGACATGATGATTTACTCGCTTATCAAACTACACATGGTTAAATAAAAAAGGCAAAGAGGTATAATCCTACTGTATGCCTCCGCTAGCGACAATCCGCATTTGCTATTCTCTGCAATTTTTACTTAAAAAATATAGATTTGCAGTGATTAGCCCGCCTTTTTTGACGCTAGTTACGACAGTTTTCAGATTGGTGAGAGAAGATAAATGAAATTACACCAGCAAGTGGATGCCGGTACTCAGTTTAAACAGTACAAAGATGGTGCCGTTCAGATCGGTGAAAACTGGTATAGCGGTGTATTGATTGTGACCGTAGATGATGTGGATCAAACCTGGTCAGCAACTAGTTTTGATTCTCTGACGAGTGCTGACTTTGAGTATTTGCTTAAGTTTAAGCCAGAAGTCGTGTTGTTAGGTACGGGGCCAAGTTTTCGCTTTTTAAATCCTGCGCTAACACTGCCGTTAGCAAGCCAAGGGGTGGGTGTCGAGGCAATGGATACCGGGGCAATGTGCCGTACCTTTAATATTCTCTCTGGCGAGGGGCGAAAAGTGGTGGCGGCTATCCTTCCATAAGCCCCTTAGCTGACCAAAATGGGTCGGCGTGATAGAATATTAAGATTAATCAGATAATTAGCCCGATGAACGTGCAAAAATTGCGGGGCTAATTATTGAAGGCTGTACTGGCAATCAACTAGGTTGCCTATTTTTGTTTATTTAAATTAACGTTTAATCCCGATAGAGGTTGTCATGGCTGGTCACAGTAAGTGGGCAAACATCAAACACAAGAAGGCGGCTGCGGATGCCAAAAGAGGTAAAATTTTTACCCGCCTAATTAAAGAAATTACCGTTGCTGCAAAAAATGGTGGTGACCCGACAATTAACCCTCGTCTTCGCTTGGCTATCGATAAAGCGCTAAGTGCAAACATGACTAAAGACACCATCGAACGTGCGGTAAAACGCGGTTCTGGTGATCAAGACGGCGTTGATTATGTTGAACTTCGTTATGAAGGCTACGGCATTAACGGTGCTGCGGTGATTGTAGATTGTATGACCGACAACAAAACCCGTACGGTCGCTGATGTTCGTCACGCATTTACCAAGTACGGCGGTAACTTAGGTACGGATGGTTGCGTTGCTTATATGTTTAAGCATTGCGGTATTTTGGTTTTCGCACCAGGTACTGACGAAGATGGTCTAATGGAAGCTGCGTTAGAAGCGGGCGCTGATGACGTTGTTTCTCATGAAGATGGTTCATACGAAGTACTTACCCCTCCGTACGATTTCGTGCAAATTAAAGAAGCCCTAGAAGCGGCAGGCTTTAAAGCAGAAATGGAAGAAGTAACAATGAAACCAGATAATGAAGTCTCATTTACTGGTGAAGATGCAATCAAAATGCAAAAGCTTTTAGATGCACTAGAGAACTTAGATGACGTGCAAGAAGTCTTTACTTCTGCTGTGATCGAAGAAGAGTAAATCGATATTTGCGGTTTGCTCTAGTTGTATGAATGAATTTGCTCAGGTGGTGAACTAATGACAACAATCAATCCTTCTTTGTACCGTGCTAGACGTGAAACACTGATAAAACGGTTAGAAGGAGGACTGGTTGTTATCCCAACCGCTCCTGAG
This Leeia speluncae DNA region includes the following protein-coding sequences:
- a CDS encoding YebC/PmpR family DNA-binding transcriptional regulator; its protein translation is MAGHSKWANIKHKKAAADAKRGKIFTRLIKEITVAAKNGGDPTINPRLRLAIDKALSANMTKDTIERAVKRGSGDQDGVDYVELRYEGYGINGAAVIVDCMTDNKTRTVADVRHAFTKYGGNLGTDGCVAYMFKHCGILVFAPGTDEDGLMEAALEAGADDVVSHEDGSYEVLTPPYDFVQIKEALEAAGFKAEMEEVTMKPDNEVSFTGEDAIKMQKLLDALENLDDVQEVFTSAVIEEE
- a CDS encoding Mth938-like domain-containing protein, producing the protein MKLHQQVDAGTQFKQYKDGAVQIGENWYSGVLIVTVDDVDQTWSATSFDSLTSADFEYLLKFKPEVVLLGTGPSFRFLNPALTLPLASQGVGVEAMDTGAMCRTFNILSGEGRKVVAAILP